In the Acropora muricata isolate sample 2 chromosome 10, ASM3666990v1, whole genome shotgun sequence genome, one interval contains:
- the LOC136930789 gene encoding transducin-like enhancer protein 1: MYQSRHTTPHQPSGQPFKFTVGDSCDRIKEEFNFLQAQYHSLKLECEKLASEKTEMQRHYVMYYEMSYGLNVEMHKQTEIAKRLNAICAQIIPFLSQDHQQQVAAAVERAKQVTMTELNAIIGQQQLHQGLQGLHAHPPTIPLPHPGATPPQLPPGATPGLLALGNLSVQPPHLPMMKAEDKDGMNSLSPLGPMRDKYRASDLSSHGSDDGHVDRERDRERDHDRDRAREREREREKDRDRERDRDRDRERHVNGTKSNSKRKRDDKDSGESDGEKSDGDLVVDVSNEDANSPPRIENGPDSPPMNDKKSRKDSGSPPNALSSSSTPSSKHSKSESKPSLASSEGGSSGRKSPSRSSPTVKTPVAAPVRASMSVPGGPYPFVNPHNIASELSSPTSFSPSVMAVSMSAGGIGYGRSSLVGFEHGNPPTRVGMSPLGPSLPAGPPGGKPAYSFYVGADGQMQPVPFPPDALLGSHIPRHARQINQLNHGEVVCAVTISNPTRHVYTGGKGCVKVWDIGQSSGKNPISTLECLRDNYIRSCRLLPDGRTLIVGGEASTLTIWDLASSQPRIKNELTSNAPACYALAISPDSKVCFSCCSDGNIAVWDLHNQTLVRQFQGHTDGASCIDISPDGTKLWTGGLDNTVRSWDLREGRQLQQHDFTSQIFSLGYCPSGDWLAVGMENSNVEVLHQTKSDKYQLHLHESCVLSLKFAYSGKWFITTGKDNLLNAWRTPYGASIFQSKESSSVLSCDISTDDKYIVTGSGDKKATLYEVMF, translated from the exons ACTGAGATTGCGAAGAGGTTAAATGCAATCTGTGCCCAGATCATCCCATTTCTTTCCCAAGAT CATCAACAGCAAGTGGCTGCTGCAGTCGAGAGGGCCAAGCAAGTCACTATGACTGAATTAAATGCTATTATTGGG CAACAGCAACTTCATCAAGGTCTCCAAGGTCTTCATGCACATCCCCCCACAATACCCTTGCCACACCCTGGAGCTACACCCCCACAACTTCCCCCAGGGGCAACGCCAGGACTTCTTGCCTTAGGCAACCTGTCTGTTCAACCTCCACATCTTCCCATGATGAAAGCAGAGGACAAAG ATGGTATG AACTCGCTCTCACCTCTTGGGCCAATGAGAGACAAATACAGAGCATCTGATCTTTCATCTCATGGGAGTGATGATGGCCATGTAGACAGAGAGAGGGACAGAGAGCGGGATCATGACAGGGACAGAGCTAGAGAAAGAGAACGCGAGCGAGAAAAGGATCGTGACAGAGAAAGGGACAGAGACAGAGACAGAGAAAGACATGTTAATG GTACAAAGAGTAACAGCAAGCGAAAGAGAGATGACAAAGATTCTGGG GAAAGTGATGGTGAAAAAAGTGATGGTGACTTGGTCGTAGATGTTTCAAATGAG GATGCTAATTCACCTCCCAGAATTGAAAATGGTCCAGATTCGCCCCCAATGAATGATAAGAAATCACGAAAAGACTCTGGGTCACCTCCAAATGCCTTGTCATCTTCATCTACACCTTCATCAAAACATTCCAAA TCAGAAAGCAAGCCTTCGCTTGCATCATCAGAAGGAGGTTCGTCTGGAAGGAAAAGTCCATCAAGATCCTCACCAACTGTTAAAACGCCAGTTG CAGCTCCTGTTAGAGCTTCCATGTCAGTGCCTGGAGGACCGTATCCCTTCGTCAATCCACACAATATCGCCAG TGAATTATCAAGTCCAACATCATTCTCACCATCTGTTATGGCTGTTAGTATGTCTGCTGGTGGTATCGGCTATGGCAGATCGTCTTTG GTTGGCTTTGAACATGGAAACCCACCCACAAGGGTGGGGATGTCACCATTAGGTCCAAGTCTTCCTGCAGGCCCCCCTGGTGGAAAACCAGCTTACTCTTTCTATGTTGGTGCTGATGGTCAAATGCAACCTGTGCCATTTCCACCAGATGCTCTTCTTGGCTCACATATTCCACGGCATGCAAGGCAAATAAATCAACTAAACCATGGAGAGGTCGTATGTGCTGTGACAATAAGTAATCCCACAAGACATGTCTACACTGGTGGAAAG ggaTGTGTGAAAGTGTGGGATATTGGACAAAGCAGTGGAAAAAACCCAATATCAACACTAGAATGTTTG AGAGATAATTACATTAGATCTTGTCGCCTCCTTCCAGATGGAAGAACACTTATAGTTGGTGGTGAAGCTAGCACTCTTACAATATGGGATCTTGCATCATCACAACCTAGAATAAAGAATGAACTTACTTCAAATGCACCAGCTTGTTATGCACTGGCAATAAGCCCAGACTCAAAAGTATGCTTTAGTTGTTGCAGTGATGGAAATATTGCAGTATGGGACTTGCATAATCAAACATTAGTGAGACAATTCCAAGGTCATACAGATGGTGCAAGTTGTATTGACATTTCACCAGATGGCACTAAATTATGGACAG GTGGTCTAGACAACACGGTCAGATCATGGGATCTTAGAGAAGGAAGACAACTCCAGCAACATGATTTTACATCACAGATCTTCTCTCTGGGATATTGTCCTTCAGGGGATTGGTTGGCTGTTGG AATGGAAAATAGCAATGTTGAAGTTCTTCATCAAACTAAATCAGACAAGTACCAGCTTCACTTACATGAAAGTTGTGTGTTGTCGCTCAAGTTTGCATATTCTGGAAAATGGTTTATTACAACGGGAAAAGATAACTTGCTGAATGCCTGGAGAACACCTTATGGTGCAAGCATATTCCAG tccAAGGAATCATCTTCTGTCCTTAGCTGTGACATTTCCACAGATGACAAATATATTGTAACTGGTTCAGGGGACAAGAAAGCGACGCTGTATGAGGTTATGttctga
- the LOC136930787 gene encoding ATPase family gene 2 protein homolog B-like, whose protein sequence is MSHEMREFRFSRVPCEAKDFNTGRCRVAPKLMEEIGGILNSHVQIATESEITFCNLWPRSDGQEHVIQFDTLVTLPNREKGNQSGDAFPKKNIPLKSVTVIKPLEAKCVVTELTLTNLADEIDGENVQDSIREKVLQRLLKGCVVVKGCEIRPKELRNIPKSSRGIAKVLVISTEPMTRSVKDTAVLINERTQISVRSVKRGEILQSNDNMQVLAGLDDISRELREILSYPFQYPDCFDCLGLQCPKGILLQGAPGVGKTLLVKTVTSQCNAQLVTLNGTDIFGPHQGESEENLRKIFENARKASKYGPCVLFIDELDALCPKRGNSGNDQENRIVAQLLTLLDGLESCGKLVVIGATNRPHAIDPALRRPGRLDREVVIGVPNAVQRLSILNAHTRSMKLSEDVDLAQLAENTLGYVGADLASLCREAAFIALKRTLSNESNSGPGLGSSNWQKKLKGKSSAITLADFQLALCHIVPSMYRGLDGIVEFPPVDWDNIGGLEHVKLALKRVIEWPLKHPECYARLGLKCPRGILLYGPPGCCKTTLVRAVATSCQCTFMAFSCAQLYSPYIGDAEKKIREIFTKARATAPSIVFFDELDAIVGKRSGASSTGVGGRLLSTLLNEMDGVGILANIYQSEEESNCKTSSQQFMKRKSEPEKSEYEQILDGTERRKLIFSSTAKEVVVVAASNRPDAIDEALLRPGRIDHRIYVPPPDLEARLQIFKVHTRFTPLGDDVNLEELSLVTELFTGADIENLCREAALYALENSGMSVCKVEHKHFMSALSTIRPSLTREQLNTYIMAPV, encoded by the exons ATGTCGCACGAAATGAGGGAATTTAGGTTCAGCAGAGTTCCTTGCGAAGCTAAGGATTTCAACACTGGGAGATGTCGTGTTGCACCGAAGCTAATGGAGGAGATTGGTGGAATACTTAATTCACATGTTCAAATTGCGACAGAGTCTGAAATAACGTTTTGCAACTTGTGGCCGAGGAGTGACGGTCAAGAGCATGTCATACAATTCGATACACTTGTCACTCTTCCAAACAGAGAGAAAGGAAACCAAAGTGGTGATGCATTTCCAAAGAAGAACATACCACTAAAGAGTGTTACTGTAATTAAGCCGCTGGAAGCGAAATGTGTCGTTACAGAGCTCACTTTAACAAACTTGGCGGACGAAATTGATGGCGAAAATGTACAAGACAGTATTAGAGAAAAAGTTCTCCAACGGTTGCTTAAGGGTTGCGTTGTCGTGAAAGGATGCGAAATTAGGCCAAAGGAATTAAGGAATATCCCAAAGTCATCCAGAGGTATTGCCAAGGTTTTGGTGATCTCAACAGAACCAATGACTCGTTCTGTAAAAGATACAGCGGTTCTAATTAACGAACGAACACAGATTTCTGTTCGGTCCGTTAAACGGGGTGAAATCCTTCAGAGCAATGATAATATGCAGGTGTTAGCAGGTCTTGATGATATCTCAAGAGAGTTACGGGAGATTTTAAGTTATCCTTTCCAATACCCAGATTGCTTTGACTGCCTGGGTCTTCAATGTCCCAAGGGAATTTTACTGCAAGGTGCTCCAGGGGTTGGGAAGACGCTTCTTGTGAAAACTGTCACCTCCCAGTGCAATGCTCAGCTGGTAACACTAAATGGAACTGATATTTTTGGGCCACATCAAGGAGAGAGTGAAGAAAATTTGAGAAAGATATTTGAGAATGCTAG AAAAGCTTCAAAGTATGGCCCATGTGTCTtgtttattgatgaacttgatgCCTTGTGTCCAAAGAGAGGAAACAGTGGTAATGATCAAGAGAATAGGATTGTGGCTCAACTTCTTACTCTTCTTGATGGTTTGGAATCCTGTGGGAAGCTTGTTGTCATTGGAGCAACAAACAGGCCCCATGCTATTGACCCAGCCTTGAGAAGACCTGGAAGGCTTGATAGAGAG GTGGTGATTGGAGTACCAAATGCTGTCCAGAGATTATCTATTTTAAATGCACATACAAGATCCATGAAATTGTCTGAAGATGTTGATCTTGCACAGCTTGCTGAAAATACATTAGGTTATGTAGGTGCTGATTTGGCCTCCTTGTGCAGGGAAGCAGCATTCATTGCTTTGAAAAGAACTCTCAGTAATGAAAGTAACAGTGGGCCTGGTTTGGGCAGCTCAAACTggcagaaaaaattgaaag GGAAGTCATCTGCCATCACTTTGGCTGATTTTCAGTTAGCTCTGTGCCATATTGTCCCCTCCATGTACAGAGGTTTGGACGGAATTGTTGAGTTTCCCCCAGTGGATTGGGATAACATTGGTGGACTAGAACATGTGAAACTTGCTCTCAAGCGG GTGATCGAGTGGCCATTAAAGCACCCAGAATGCTATGCACGCCTGGGCCTCAAATGCCCTAGGGGTATCCTTTTATATGGCCCCCCAGGATGCTGTAAGACCACACTGGTGCGTGCTGTGGCAACATCTTGTCAGTGTACATTCATGGCATTTAGTTGTGCACAGTTGTATTCACCTTACATTGGAGATGCAGAAAAAAAGATAAGAGAG ataTTCACCAAGGCTCGGGCAACAGCTCCATCTATCGTGTTCTTTGATGAGCTTGATGCAATTGTCGGGAAAAGATCAGGAGCAAGTAGCACTGGGGTTGGGGGGCGTCTACTGTCCACTCTACTCAACGAAATGGACGGTGTTGGAATTTTGGCAAATATTTATCAATCAGAAGAGGAAAGTAATTGTAAAACCAGCAGCCAACAGTTTATGAAAAGGAAGAGCGAGCCAGAGAAGTCTGAATATGAACAGATTTTGGATGGAACAGAACGGCGTAAACTTATTTTCTCTTCAACTGCGAAAGAAGTTGTTGTTGTAGCTGCATCCAACCGACCTGATGCTATTGATGAGGCGCTTTTAAGACCGGGCCGTATTGATCACCGTATTTATGTGCCTCCACCAGACTTGGAGGCCAGGCTACAAATCTTTAAAGTGCACACTCGTTTTACTCCCCTAGGAGATGACGTGAACTTAGAGGAACTGAGTCTGGTTACAGAGTTGTTCACAGGAGCAGATATTGAAAACTTGTGCAGAGAG gCCGCTTTATACGCTCTGGAGAACAGTGGCATGTCTGTCTGTAAAGTTGAGCATAAACATTTCATGTCTGCATTGTCCACGATAAGACCATCCTTGACACGAGAGCAATTAAACACGTACATAATGGCGCCTGTATAA
- the LOC136930790 gene encoding disintegrin and metalloproteinase domain-containing protein 10-like, with product MGHIIHGQFDGSFCVFGETFYLEPAQRHPDVGTHKSHSIIFPASSIEFDFSSIDWKTAHVNSLNYSLQKVTKKRIYHRSPQNSGPDTCSVHIAADHAFFKHVGKGSESTTIEEMVYNMGVADKTFTATDFNQDWGEGDGIGFFIAAVTVYTDITAEGSLASPEDIDSTQYLLKWSEMDHDEYCMAMLFTYRDFERGVLGLAWVATPDLDTPGGICTKKVLTNDRETTVNFNSAIVTFLNFGVRIPRKVSVVTVSHEFGHSFGSEHDPQTIQCSPGGKAGNFVMYPKGIDGNEPNNLLFSPCSKDQISAVISVKGSLCFTGRSGSYCGNRIVEEGEECDCGKPEECDRVDKCCVARNDVLLIPGCTVREGKQCSPVAGTCCNEDCEIIPQSNMSVCHEETECSVEMTCNGQSGRCPPAESKPTNVTCNDGSNTCLDGVCAGPICALYELNECECYQNEDEICHVCCKENQSECISAQHYHGRVILKRPGSTCMDHKGYCDSFGICVTADSDDKLRDAFERLFSKESMESFWKWIKAYWYSVPMIVGGIFLVVVLLRITYRTRTNPFNLARQALLLHIARRHQEPVQVEIPQASATTANSDAPIAQST from the exons ATGGGCCACATAATTCATGGACAGTTTGATGGAAGTTTCTGTGTATTTGGTGAAACCTTTTACCTTGAACCTGCTCAGCGACATCCTGATGTGGGAACACACAAGTCCCACTCAATTATCTTCCCAGCATCAAGCATTGAGTTTGACTTCTCCAGTATTGATTGGAAAACAGCGCATGTCAATAGTCTGAATTATTC TCTTCAAAAGGTGACAAAAAAACGCATCTACCACAGAAGTCCACAAAACTCTGGCCCTGACACATGCTCCGTACACATTGCTGCtgaccatgcatttttcaagcatgtggGGAAAGGTTCTGAGAGCACAACAATAGAAGAAATGGTGTACAACATGGGAGTGGCTGACAAAACATTCACGGCAACAGACTTCAATCAAGATTGGGGGGAAGGTGATGGTATTGGATTCTTCATAGCTGCAGTGACAGTGTATACAGATATTACAGCAGAAG GTTCTTTGGCAAGTCCCGAAGATATTGACAGTACGCAGTATCTTTTGAAATGGAGTGAGATGGATCATGATGAGTACTGCATGGCCATGTTATTCACCTACAGGGACTTCGAACGCGGGGTCTTAGGACTTGCCTGGGTAGCCACACCTGATTTGGACACCCCCGGTGGAATATGTACCAAAAAGGTCCTTACAAATGACAGGGAAACGACTGTCAACTTTAACTCAGCCATTGTCACATTCCTAAACTTTGGAGTCCGGATCCCGAGGAAAGTTTCTGTAGTAACAGTTTCTCACGAGTTTGGACACAGCTTTGGATCTGAG CATGACCCTCAAACGATTCAGTGTTCACCGGGCGGAAAAGCGGGGAACTTCGTGATGTACCCAAAAGGAATAGACGGCAATGAACCCAATAATTTACTCTTCTCTCCATGCAGCAAGGACCAAATTTCTGCAGTCATTTCTGTGAAAGGGTCACTATGCTTCACCG GAAGGAGTGGTTCTTATTGTGGTAACAGGATTGTAGAAGAGGGTGAAGAGTGTGACTGTGGCAAACCAGAGGAGTGTGATCGTGTGGACAAGTGCTGCGTTGCCAGAAATGACGTTCTGCTAATACCCGGATGTACAGTTAGGGAGGGAAAGCAGTGCAG CCCTGTGGCAGGAACCTGCTGTAACGAAGACTGTGAAATCATCCCACAATCAAACATGAGCGTTTGTCACGAAGAAACAGAGTGCAGCGTGGAGATGACTTG TAATGGCCAGAGTGGACGCTGCCCTCCCGCGGAATCCAAACCAACAAATGTAACTTGCAATGATGGATCCAATACATGTTTGGATGGCGTCTGTGCTGGACCAATATGTGCACTTTATGAGCTCAATGAATGCGAGTGTTATCAAAATGAGGACGAGATATGCCACGTGTGCTGCAAAGAAAATCAG AGTGAGTGCATTTCTGCGCAACATTACCACGGACGTGTGATTCTTAAACGTCCTGGCAGCACTTGCATGGATCACAAGGGATATTGCGACTCCTTTGGGATTTGTGTCACTGCGGATAGCGATGACAAACTCAGAGATGCATTTGAAAGATTGTTCTCAAAGGAAAGCATGGAAAGCTTTTGGAAGTGGATCAAGGCATACTG GTACTCTGTTCCTATGATTGTAGGAGGCATTTTCCTCGTTGTTGTCCTTCTGAGAATCACTTATCGGACAAGGACAAATCCCTTCAACCTGGCAAGACAAGCTTTGTTATTGCATATTGCAAGGCGCCATCAAGAACCTGTGCAAGTAGAAATTCCGCAAGCATCTGCAACGACTGCCAACAGTGATGCACCCATAGCACAATCGACCTGA